Below is a window of Desulfurispira natronophila DNA.
ACCTTGACCCACCTGGCAAATTACCTTGACCCAGGGGTGGAAAATTACCCTGACCCAAATTCGCTATAAGTGGAAAATTAGCATGACTGTCGACAGTTATATTTTCCTGAAATCATCCCAAGGAGAGCAAAATGGCCATCAACGATGAACTAATTGTCGAGCGTCTTTCCAACTACAAATCACCTGAGGACCTTGTTGAAGAAAGTGGTTTACTTAAAGAGCTAACAAAGCGCTTGGTAGAGCGTGCCATGCAGGCTGAGATGACCTATCACCTCGGTTATGCCAAGCATGAAAAAGGGTCCAAGAAAACAGGGAATTCCCGCAACGGAAAGCACAGCAAGACTATCAGTGGTGAGTTTGGTGAAATTGAGGTAGGCGTTCCCCGCGATCAGGGCTCAATTTGAGCCCCAGATTATTCCCAAAGGCCAAAGCCGCTTCCATGGTTTTGACGACAAGGTACTCTCAATGTATGCGCGTGGCATGAGCACGCGTGATATCCAGGCGCACCATGAAGATCTATACAGCGTACAGGTGTCTGCTGCCTTGGTGTCTCAGGTAACCAATGCCGTTACAGAAGACGTAAAAACCAGGCAGAATCGCTCACTGGACGAGGTGTACCCTATTGTCTATCTGGGCGTTATCCGTGTAAAGAGTCGATACAGTGGACACATAGCCAACGCTGCAAGCTGCCCAGAGCAACAGCAGAGTCATTTTTCGGCACTAACAGGCTGCTATCCACCGATGCGGGTCATATTCCGCGATCCGGCGTACATGTCGCTGTTTTCGGCCACTTTGGCGGCGGCAACTTTTATAAAGTACTTCGCCAGGGTCGCGTCGTCGACGCTCTGATTGCGCAGCATGTGGAGGAAGTCATGCTCATGGCGGGAGAAGAGGCAGGTTTTTATCTTTCCGTCGGCGGTGATGCGCAGGCGATTGCAGCTGTGGCAAAAGTGTTCGCTGACGGGTGAGATGAAGCCGAAGGTTCCCTGCCCTCCAATTATACGGTACATGCTGGCAGTGGAGAATGTCTCCCGCTGCAGGGGCTCAATATGGAAGCGCTCCTGTACCTGTTCAAGCATCTGGGCGACGCTTATAAACTGGTTGGGATTGTAGTGTTCCGGCACTCCAGCGGGCATGTACTCGATAAAGCGGACGCTGATGTGGTGGTCGCGGGTCAGGGCTACAAAATCGGCGATTTCATCGTCGTTGACGCCTTTTATGGCAACGGCGTTGATCTTTATAGGGTGAAGTCCGTTTTCCTGCGCGGCCTTTATTCCTTCCCACACCTGCTTGAAGCTGTCCACGCCGGTTATGTGGGTGAAGCGCTCCGGGTGCAGGGTGTCAAGGCTGATGTTTACCCTCCGCAAGCCGCACTCGCGCAACAGTCCGGCAAACTTTGGCAGCAGTACCCCGTTGGTGGTCATGGCAATATCATCAAATCCCATGGCACTGGCCAGCCGTATTAATCGGCCGATTCCCCGGCGCGCCAGCGGCTCTCCCCCCGTCATGCGGATTTTTCTGACCCCCAGTTGGTGAAGGATCTTCAGGGTTCGCTGGATTTCATCCATGCTCAGCATCTGATCCTGGGTGGCATGGCAGATGCCGTCTTCCGGGACACAGTAGAAGCACTTCAGGTTGCAGCGATCGGTTACACTGAAGCGAACATAGTTAATGGGTTTGCCCTGGGCGTCTCGCAGGTGCATATTTTCCATGTCTCACTTCCCGGATTTCCCCGTAGAGTTTCACGCATGACTAACAGGCTGCTAAAAAACCTCCAACTGCGGTATTGCTCGCTCTGCGATTGCCTTGCAGCTGGAGGGTTTTTCATTTGCCTATCGAGAGAGACTGTTTCAGCAGCATGTTAGGCGATATTGGTTTGAGGAGTTGCGCCTTCTGCTGAAAAGTCGC
It encodes the following:
- the moaA gene encoding GTP 3',8-cyclase MoaA, with protein sequence MENMHLRDAQGKPINYVRFSVTDRCNLKCFYCVPEDGICHATQDQMLSMDEIQRTLKILHQLGVRKIRMTGGEPLARRGIGRLIRLASAMGFDDIAMTTNGVLLPKFAGLLRECGLRRVNISLDTLHPERFTHITGVDSFKQVWEGIKAAQENGLHPIKINAVAIKGVNDDEIADFVALTRDHHISVRFIEYMPAGVPEHYNPNQFISVAQMLEQVQERFHIEPLQRETFSTASMYRIIGGQGTFGFISPVSEHFCHSCNRLRITADGKIKTCLFSRHEHDFLHMLRNQSVDDATLAKYFIKVAAAKVAENSDMYAGSRNMTRIGG